One segment of Hemicordylus capensis ecotype Gifberg chromosome 8, rHemCap1.1.pri, whole genome shotgun sequence DNA contains the following:
- the GPAT4 gene encoding glycerol-3-phosphate acyltransferase 4 isoform X1, whose amino-acid sequence MFLLLPFDSLVVNLLGISLTVLFTLLLVFIIVPAIFGVSFGIRRLYMKTLLQIFQWATLRIQRGAKEKNHHLYKPYANGLIAKEPTSLEEEIKEIRRSGSNKALDAPEFELSDIFYFCRKGMETIMDDEVTKRFSAEELESWNLLSRTNYNFHYISLRLTVLWGLGVLIRYCFLLPLRVALAFTGINLLVIGTTVVGYLPNGRCKEFLSRHVHLTGYRICVRALTAIITYHHRENRPRNGGICVANHTSPIDVIILASDGYYAMVGQIHGGLMGVIQRAMVKACPHVWFERSEVKDRHLVARRLSEHAQDKNKLPILIFPEGTCINNTSVMMFKKGSFEIGATVYPVAIKYDPQFGDAFFNSSKYGMVTYLLRMMTSWAIVCSVWYLPPMTRQPDEDAVQFANRVKSAIARQGGLVDLLWDGGLKREKVKDTFKEEQQKLYSKMIVGNHEDRSRS is encoded by the exons ATGTTTCTACTGCTTCCCTTTGATAGCCTGGTGGTTAACCTGCTGGGCATTTCCCTGACCGTCCTCTTCACCCTGCTGTTGGTTTTCATTATCGTGCCAGCCATCTTTGGGGTTTCCTTTGGCATCCGCCGGCTGTACATGAAAACCCTGCTGCAGATCTTCCAG TGGGCAACGCTGAGGATCCAGCGCGGTGCCAAAGAGAAGAACCACCATCTTTATAAGCCCTACGCCAATG GCCTCATCGCCAAGGAGCCCACCTCGCTGGAGGAGGAGATCAAGGAGATCCGGCGGAGCGGAAGCAACAAGGCCCTGGACGCCCCCGAGTTCGAGCTCTCGGACATCTTCTACTTCTGCCGCAAGGGCATGGAGACCATCATGGACGACGAGGTGACCAAGCGCTTCTCAGCGGAGGAGCTGGAGTCCTGGAACCTGCTGAGCAGAACCAACTACAACTTCCACTACATCAGCCTGCGCCTCACGGTCCTCTGGGGGCTGGGGGTCCTCATCCGCTACTGCTTCCTGCTGCCACTCAG gGTAGCCCTGGCTTTCACTGGCATTAATCTCTTGGTAATAGGAACCACCGTGGTGGGCTACTTGCCCAATGGAAG GTGCAAGGAGTTCCTGAGTAGGCACGTCCACCTGACGGGTTACCGGATCTGTGTCCGAGCTCTCACGGCTATCATCACCTATCACCACCG GGAAAACAGACCCCGCAATGGAGGAATCTGTGTGGCCAACCACACGTCCCCGATTGACGTCATAATTCTGGCTAGCGACGGCTACTATGCTATG GTGGGCCAGATCCACGGAGGGCTCATGGGGGTGATCCAGAGAGCCatggtgaaggcctgcccccatGTCTGGTTTGAACGATCAGAGGTGAAGGATCGCCACCTAGTGGCCAGAAG gCTGTCAGAGCATGCTCAGGATAAAAATAAACTGCCCATCCTCATCTTCCCTGAAG GCACTTGCATCAACAACACTTCCGTGATGATGTTCAAGAAAGGGAGCTTTGAGATCGGTGCCACAGTCTATCCCGTTGCCATCAAG TATGACCCCCAGTTTGGAGACGCCTTCTTTAACAGCAGCAAGTATGGCATGGTGACCTACCTGCTCAGGATGATGACCAGCTGGGCAATCGTCTGCAGCGTCTGGTACCTGCCTCCCATGACCAGACAG CCCGACGAGGATGCCGTGCAGTTTGCCAATCGGGTGAAGTCTGCCATTGCGAGGCAGGGAGGCCTCGTGGATCTGCTGTG